In Thalassoglobus sp. JC818, a single window of DNA contains:
- a CDS encoding aldo/keto reductase has translation MTETLQLANGAKLPKVGLGFWKIDSEVVPSIVEEAIDVGYRHFDCACDYGNEDAVGRGLSASLNSGRCQRDDLWITSKLWNTYHAPEHVRPALQKTLTDLQLDELDLYLIHFPISLRYVPIEERYPPGWVFDPDQQNPKMEFASVPILETWQAMEELVDEGLIKNIGVCNFNTGLLADLLNGARIRPAVLQIERHPYLVQEKLLKYCHQQEIAVTGFSPLGALSYVPIGMAGSDDSVLGQQVVQEIAKRHDRTPAQVVLRWGVQSETAVIPKTTRRERLVENISIFDFELSEEEMAAISGLDQHRRFNDPGDFGLEAFNTFCPIYD, from the coding sequence ATGACCGAGACACTGCAATTGGCCAACGGGGCGAAGCTCCCCAAAGTCGGTCTGGGATTCTGGAAAATTGACTCTGAAGTCGTCCCCTCGATTGTTGAAGAGGCAATTGACGTCGGATACCGGCACTTCGACTGCGCCTGCGATTACGGTAACGAGGATGCGGTCGGCCGAGGGTTATCCGCATCTTTGAACAGCGGACGATGTCAGCGGGATGATTTGTGGATCACGTCCAAGCTTTGGAATACTTATCACGCACCGGAACATGTTCGCCCAGCTTTGCAGAAGACGCTGACAGATTTGCAGTTGGACGAATTGGATCTCTACCTGATTCATTTTCCCATCTCGCTCAGATATGTCCCGATTGAAGAGCGGTATCCGCCCGGTTGGGTCTTCGATCCGGATCAGCAGAATCCAAAGATGGAGTTTGCTTCGGTTCCGATTCTCGAAACCTGGCAGGCTATGGAAGAGTTGGTCGACGAAGGTCTCATCAAGAATATCGGTGTTTGCAACTTTAATACGGGACTGCTTGCCGATTTGCTGAATGGTGCGAGAATTCGCCCTGCGGTGCTTCAAATCGAGCGGCATCCGTATCTCGTTCAGGAAAAGTTGCTCAAGTATTGCCATCAACAGGAGATCGCGGTCACAGGGTTTTCTCCGCTGGGGGCTCTTTCCTACGTGCCGATCGGAATGGCCGGCTCAGACGACTCAGTCTTGGGGCAACAAGTTGTTCAAGAGATTGCCAAGCGGCATGATCGAACTCCCGCACAGGTTGTGCTTCGATGGGGAGTTCAGTCTGAAACGGCAGTGATCCCGAAGACAACGCGTCGCGAACGACTGGTCGAAAACATTTCGATCTTTGATTTTGAGCTGTCAGAAGAAGAGATGGCAGCGATTTCCGGACTCGATCAACATCGCCGATTTAACGATCCGGGCGATTTTGGACTCGAAGCATTCAATACGTTTTGTCCGATCTATGATTGA
- a CDS encoding pentapeptide repeat-containing protein gives MLGDSLGDCSLGDCSLGDCSLGDCSLGDCSLGDCSLGDCSLGDCSLGDCSLGDCSLGDCSLGDCSLGDCSLGDWLLGDSLGEDSLGEDSLGEDSLGEDSLGEDSLGDDSLGDDGDISDSVDCGWLGLSEA, from the coding sequence CTGCTCGGTGACTCGCTTGGTGACTGTTCGCTTGGTGACTGTTCGCTTGGTGACTGTTCGCTTGGTGACTGTTCGCTTGGTGACTGTTCGCTTGGTGACTGTTCGCTTGGTGACTGTTCGCTTGGTGACTGTTCGCTTGGTGACTGTTCGCTCGGTGACTGTTCGCTCGGTGACTGTTCGCTCGGTGACTGTTCGCTCGGTGACTGTTCGCTCGGTGACTGGCTGCTCGGTGACTCACTCGGGGAAGACTCACTCGGGGAAGACTCACTCGGGGAAGACTCACTCGGGGAAGACTCACTCGGGGAAGACTCGCTCGGGGACGACTCGCTCGGGGACGACGGAGACATCTCCGATTCAGTCGATTGCGGCTGGCTGGGACTTTCCGAAGCTTGA
- the cmk gene encoding (d)CMP kinase encodes MIITIDGPAGTGKSTVAQCLAKVLEFEYLDTGAMYRMIALKVLNSSVSPEDSDQVAELAGTAQLKFDQGAAILDGGDVTHRLREPEVSAAASVVAQNSTVRKILVTQQQAIAKGCDIVCEGRDQGTVVFPHADFKFFLTADEEIRARRRMEDLQRLGTEASFDDVLTEQRERDARDETRSIAPLQPAHDAVIVDSSRMTIEEVVKHLQNVISESNS; translated from the coding sequence ATGATCATTACAATCGACGGCCCTGCCGGAACTGGAAAAAGCACAGTCGCTCAATGCCTCGCGAAAGTGCTCGAATTCGAATACCTCGATACCGGTGCCATGTACCGGATGATCGCTCTCAAAGTCCTCAACTCTTCGGTGTCGCCTGAGGACTCCGATCAAGTCGCAGAACTCGCTGGGACAGCACAACTCAAATTCGATCAGGGAGCAGCCATCCTCGATGGCGGAGATGTGACGCACCGTCTCCGTGAACCGGAAGTTTCCGCGGCAGCGTCAGTTGTTGCCCAAAACTCGACAGTTCGAAAAATTCTGGTCACTCAGCAACAGGCGATTGCCAAGGGCTGTGACATCGTCTGCGAAGGGCGTGATCAAGGGACGGTTGTTTTCCCACATGCGGATTTCAAATTCTTCTTGACCGCAGACGAAGAGATCCGTGCTCGCCGCCGCATGGAAGATCTTCAGCGACTGGGAACCGAAGCGAGTTTCGATGATGTCCTGACTGAACAACGAGAACGCGATGCTCGAGACGAAACGCGTTCAATCGCTCCACTTCAACCCGCCCACGATGCTGTGATTGTTGACTCGTCACGCATGACAATCGAGGAGGTGGTCAAGCATCTTCAGAATGTCATCAGTGAAAGTAATTCGTAG
- a CDS encoding FHA domain-containing protein produces the protein MNQMLGELIPLGGGDSIPLLESKIVIGRRSRCDIVLAFPNVSSQHCELELLNGYWQIRDLGSRNGVKVNGERCDQKWLHPGDQISIAKNHYEIAYEPVGDAPPEDDDPFEVGLLEKAGLQTREAERRSNPPPASSRPVKERSFGDDEDAAMDWLMGDD, from the coding sequence ATGAATCAAATGTTGGGCGAATTAATCCCCTTGGGCGGCGGTGACAGCATCCCATTGCTCGAGTCCAAAATCGTGATCGGACGACGCAGCCGATGCGACATCGTTCTGGCGTTTCCAAATGTCTCATCTCAACACTGTGAATTGGAATTGCTGAACGGCTATTGGCAGATTCGAGATCTTGGCAGCCGCAACGGCGTCAAAGTTAACGGTGAGCGGTGCGATCAGAAGTGGCTTCATCCCGGCGATCAGATTTCGATCGCGAAGAACCACTACGAAATCGCGTACGAACCGGTCGGCGATGCTCCTCCCGAAGACGACGATCCGTTCGAAGTCGGGTTGCTTGAGAAAGCAGGCCTGCAGACTCGCGAAGCGGAGCGACGCTCCAATCCGCCGCCTGCATCGTCGCGTCCCGTGAAAGAGCGTTCTTTCGGAGATGACGAAGATGCAGCGATGGACTGGTTGATGGGCGACGACTAA
- the rsgA gene encoding ribosome small subunit-dependent GTPase A yields MLKCIGANHVVVQSDRTDSRSEIFTCTVRRVVRTLSRDSRNPVVAGDHVKFLPVNESEGVIERVEPRARTLSRGSRREAHVIVSNVDQAVIVASINEPVLKPGLIDRFLCSTEKGQIRAIICLNKIDLGDRVQLQRLVGQYARLGYPVVMTDAVRGEGIDELRRLLIDKETVFTGQSGVGKSSLLNAIQPGLWRDTGEVSGDTNKGRHTTRVTELIPLEAGGWVVDTPGIRQLELWDIAAEEVEGLFIEFRPHVSLCRFPDCSHTHESQCGVKDAVERGQISRLRYKNFLRIVTLENRHVRNPAFEVDFFDEELE; encoded by the coding sequence GTGCTGAAATGCATCGGTGCGAATCATGTCGTTGTCCAGTCGGACAGGACAGATTCGCGCTCTGAGATTTTCACCTGCACGGTACGACGAGTTGTTCGAACTCTGTCTCGCGACTCGAGAAACCCGGTTGTTGCCGGGGATCACGTAAAATTCCTTCCGGTCAACGAAAGTGAAGGAGTCATTGAACGGGTGGAACCCCGCGCCCGAACGCTCAGTCGTGGAAGTCGTCGGGAAGCTCACGTCATTGTCTCCAATGTCGACCAAGCTGTGATCGTGGCCTCGATCAACGAACCTGTCCTCAAACCGGGTTTGATCGACCGATTTCTGTGCAGCACCGAAAAAGGGCAAATTCGGGCGATTATCTGTCTCAATAAAATCGACCTCGGCGATCGAGTCCAGCTTCAGCGACTCGTGGGACAATACGCTCGGCTCGGATATCCCGTGGTCATGACGGATGCTGTGCGAGGCGAAGGAATCGACGAACTGAGACGACTGTTGATCGACAAAGAAACAGTCTTCACAGGTCAAAGCGGCGTTGGCAAGTCATCACTGTTGAATGCCATTCAGCCGGGACTTTGGCGCGATACTGGAGAAGTCAGTGGCGACACGAACAAAGGCCGTCACACAACTCGCGTCACCGAACTGATCCCATTGGAAGCTGGCGGTTGGGTCGTCGATACACCTGGAATTCGTCAACTGGAACTCTGGGATATCGCCGCCGAGGAAGTAGAAGGACTCTTCATTGAGTTTCGTCCACACGTGAGCCTCTGCCGGTTTCCTGACTGTTCTCATACGCACGAATCGCAGTGCGGAGTTAAAGACGCTGTCGAACGCGGTCAAATCTCTCGTCTTCGGTACAAAAACTTCCTGAGGATTGTCACGCTTGAGAATCGACATGTTCGAAATCCCGCTTTTGAAGTGGACTTTTTCGACGAGGAACTCGAATAA
- a CDS encoding redoxin domain-containing protein: MLTCSSLARVIAFGVFLAGISTSSVFGQNVKPDVVLTYKPAQPGVDIDTPTGAEIAQCELKVESEGKKSGWVLYGPTGQVLRRFMDTNGDQKVDEFKYFKFGLEVYRDLDTDGDNKINESRWVNTHGTRWGVDTDQNGTIDYWKIISAEEATREAVFAMASGNVARLEAVFLTPQDAQAVGLDKSIGNKFLANRNSLGTQLQSVLADSKIINKSTEWVRFDSSMLMPNLVPSDAGKAQKDLLVYENVMAIVSNGDENGFVQIGEMVQVGSTWKLTQCPRPIEGGRFDLGEGGLLLQPTIPGITPGASEGISPEMRELVDQLRELDAKSPTAETAREDMIRFNVERATLLQKLANLSTTTEDQALWQRQRLELIAAATQMQTFPNGLAELKASIDKLRADKSDTELLAFAVFQNMLVSYNVQLQSADPEQREEVQSQWLKSLEAFVEEFPKAPEAGDALLQLAITEEFNGDLKDARVWYTRLVNDYPNSSAAQRGQGALRRLSLEGQPVAISGTTFGSQRPIDLASYRGKVTAVIFWATWCKPCTEDLPQIQQLYTEYQRQGFEIVGVNLDTPGADVEGYLRNYRVVWPQIVEEGGLEGRLAIDYGIISLPTMFLIDKSGRVVSNSASVEDLKTKVPELLRQ, from the coding sequence ATGTTGACGTGTTCCTCCCTTGCGCGAGTCATCGCTTTTGGTGTATTTCTCGCCGGGATTTCAACTTCTTCAGTGTTCGGACAAAACGTCAAACCAGATGTCGTGCTGACGTACAAACCGGCTCAACCGGGTGTCGATATCGATACTCCCACCGGCGCGGAAATCGCCCAGTGTGAATTGAAAGTTGAGTCCGAGGGGAAAAAGTCGGGGTGGGTTCTCTATGGCCCAACTGGGCAGGTCCTTCGACGCTTCATGGATACCAACGGTGACCAAAAGGTCGACGAGTTCAAGTACTTCAAGTTTGGACTCGAAGTCTACCGCGATCTCGACACCGATGGAGACAACAAGATCAACGAATCTCGGTGGGTCAACACTCACGGAACCCGCTGGGGTGTCGACACAGATCAAAACGGAACGATCGACTACTGGAAAATCATCTCGGCAGAAGAAGCGACTCGCGAAGCTGTTTTCGCCATGGCAAGTGGAAACGTCGCGAGGCTGGAAGCAGTCTTCCTGACACCTCAGGATGCTCAAGCTGTCGGTCTCGACAAGTCAATCGGCAACAAGTTTCTCGCGAATCGAAATTCACTCGGAACTCAGCTTCAAAGCGTGCTCGCCGACTCGAAGATCATCAACAAATCGACCGAATGGGTTCGGTTCGACAGCTCCATGTTGATGCCGAATCTCGTCCCCTCGGATGCAGGCAAAGCTCAGAAAGACCTACTGGTCTACGAAAACGTGATGGCCATCGTCTCGAATGGCGATGAAAATGGCTTCGTCCAGATTGGGGAAATGGTTCAGGTCGGATCAACCTGGAAACTGACCCAGTGCCCGCGCCCGATTGAAGGGGGACGGTTTGACCTCGGCGAAGGTGGACTGTTGCTGCAGCCAACCATTCCCGGAATCACTCCTGGTGCTTCGGAAGGCATCAGCCCCGAAATGCGGGAACTGGTCGATCAGTTGCGGGAACTCGATGCCAAGTCACCGACCGCTGAAACCGCTCGTGAAGACATGATTCGTTTCAATGTCGAGCGAGCCACCTTGCTTCAGAAGCTGGCGAATCTCTCGACCACCACTGAAGATCAGGCACTCTGGCAGCGACAACGACTGGAACTCATCGCAGCAGCGACTCAAATGCAGACATTCCCGAATGGACTGGCTGAGCTGAAAGCATCCATCGACAAGCTTCGCGCTGACAAGTCCGATACCGAATTGCTGGCATTCGCCGTCTTCCAAAACATGCTGGTGAGCTACAACGTGCAACTGCAATCGGCCGATCCGGAACAGCGCGAGGAAGTTCAATCTCAGTGGCTGAAGTCGCTGGAGGCTTTCGTTGAAGAATTCCCCAAAGCTCCGGAAGCTGGAGACGCGCTTCTGCAACTGGCCATCACTGAAGAGTTCAATGGAGATCTGAAGGACGCTCGAGTCTGGTACACCCGACTCGTCAACGACTATCCGAATTCATCGGCAGCCCAGCGAGGCCAGGGAGCGCTGCGTCGACTCTCTCTTGAAGGCCAACCGGTTGCGATCTCCGGAACAACTTTCGGCAGTCAGCGACCGATCGATCTCGCCAGCTATCGCGGCAAAGTCACGGCGGTCATCTTCTGGGCGACATGGTGCAAGCCCTGCACCGAAGATCTTCCGCAAATCCAACAACTCTACACCGAATACCAACGTCAGGGATTCGAAATCGTGGGAGTCAATCTCGACACACCTGGTGCTGATGTTGAAGGTTACCTGCGAAACTACCGCGTCGTCTGGCCTCAAATCGTGGAAGAAGGTGGCCTCGAAGGTCGACTTGCCATCGATTACGGAATCATCTCGCTCCCAACGATGTTTCTCATCGACAAGTCCGGACGCGTGGTCAGCAACAGCGCATCGGTTGAAGACCTCAAGACGAAAGTCCCAGAACTCCTTCGTCAGTAG